The following nucleotide sequence is from Bacteroidota bacterium.
GGGTATGTTGCCCGATTCGATGCTTTTACGCAACATGGCTCCCGGACCAGCCAGGTGCTGCTGCCCGATGTAATCGTCCAGTGTCATGGGGCGCATGCGGTCGGCCAGGGGTTGATTGCTTGCTATGTCTGCTGTCATTGCTGTTCTTTGTGGCTGGCAATTTATTAAAAATATCGCTAAGAAAACGGTTTATTCTGCCTTCTTAAAAAAGCTTAAAATGAACAATGTGCTTTTCGGTATGCCCATGAATTAAACTATATTTGTTCCACCTAAAAAATCCAGCAATGACTTTTAAAGATAAAGTTGTAATAATAACAGGGGCCTCCTCTGGAATTGGTCTGGCCTGCGCCCGGGCTTTTTCACAGGCAGGTGCCAAAGTAGTGCTTGCTGCCCGCTCTCATGAAAAACTGCAAGAGGTTTCGGCAGAATTATCCTGCAACGGTCAATCATGCCTGGCCATAAAAACTGATGTGACTGTGGAGGACGACTGCATGAATATGGTAGAAAAAACCCTTGAGAAATTTGGGAAAATCGATATTCTGATCAACAATGCGGGTATTTCCATGCGGGCCTTATTCGAAGAGGTAGAAATGGATGTGTTGCGCAAGGTAATGGATGTGAATTTCTGGGGAACGGTGTATTGCACCAAATATGCTTTGCCGCATATTGTCCAAACGAAAGGCAGCATTGTCGGAATATCCAGTATTGCCGGATTTCACGGACTGCCTGGCCGTACCGCTTATTCTGCTTCGAAGGCTGCTATGCATGGCTTTTTAGAGAGCGTACGCATCGAAAACTTAAAGGCGGGAATTCAGGTATTAATTCTTGCCGCCGGATTTACGGCTTCAAATATTCGTAAAAGTGCCCTCGATGCACATGGGAATCCGCAGGGTGAAACACCACGCCCCGAAGAGCGCTTGACTCCACCTGAAAAAGTGGCGGAAAATGTGATGCGCTCCATACGCAAGCGTAAGCGTAACCGTATTATGACCACCGAAGGGCAACTTATGGTTTTTCTTCAGCGGATTATTCCCCGTCTGGTTGATGTTACGATTTACAAAAAGTTTAAAAATGAACCGAATTCACCCATCAAATAATGCCCGAAGAT
It contains:
- a CDS encoding SDR family oxidoreductase — encoded protein: MTFKDKVVIITGASSGIGLACARAFSQAGAKVVLAARSHEKLQEVSAELSCNGQSCLAIKTDVTVEDDCMNMVEKTLEKFGKIDILINNAGISMRALFEEVEMDVLRKVMDVNFWGTVYCTKYALPHIVQTKGSIVGISSIAGFHGLPGRTAYSASKAAMHGFLESVRIENLKAGIQVLILAAGFTASNIRKSALDAHGNPQGETPRPEERLTPPEKVAENVMRSIRKRKRNRIMTTEGQLMVFLQRIIPRLVDVTIYKKFKNEPNSPIK